The genomic interval TGtagtcataaaaaataaaaatgtcaaGCGTCCGCGAAAGTTgtgttgttttgtgttttgtgtgtgcatttttcaaaaatatatcacaatgattatttaattatctttCAACAAATATGCCTATGTTATCATAAATGTTCCTCTACAGCTAACCATGGATAAAGTGGAAGTTTCTACTGAAAATCTCTGCAGAACTTGCATGGGGAAAGCTGTAGATTTGCGATCACTTACCAGTACCACTATTGGAGATAGGACCCTGAGCGATGTGTTGTGTTTCGTAGCCAACATCATCGTCAAACCAGACGACAAACTTCCCAAACACATATGCGCTGATTGTGAAGCCCAGATGAAGCTGTCTGATACCTTCAAACGCCGTTGCCTGGACGTAGAAAGCAGATTTCACATGCTTATAAATAACTCGGACCAGAATTCTGAAGTTGCTAGCAACCTTATTAAGTCTGAAGATGTGAAATATCCCTACCAGTGTTTCATTAAAGATTTAGACCCTGATGCTAAAGAGGAATTAGAAGAAACTGTAAACAAAAATGAGCAGGATCCTAAAGAtgataataatgtaagtagcGAAGTGATAAGTCAAGATGATGTGAAAGAAGAGATCCTAGACAGTGATAGCATTGACATTGATTATGGCACGTTCCCTAATGATTTTGAAGACTATGAGTCCCTTCCACTAGAAGACCACGAGAAATATATGATTCATTTTAAAGCGGAAGATAAAAGCATTGTCTCCTGTTCACTGTGTAACTTTGTTTGCATTACGAAAGAAGAACATGAAGAGCATTTGCGAAAGAAACATTTCAGAGGAAAACTTGTAAAAAAAGAGCCTAAGACAAAAAAACGAAAAGCCCTTGACAGAAAAAGTAGTCATGAAAACATTGAAAATGAATTAGAAAAGCAGGAAGAGTCTTTTGTTTGTCCTGTCTGTGCCGAGCAAATAATTGGAGCGGATGCGTTCAAGAAACACATGAAACAGTCACACAAGTATACCAAACCAGACTACAAAGAACCAGAAAAACCGTATGAATGCTCACACTGTATGAGAAAATTCGCTAAAAAAGTTACCCTAGCCACACATTTGAAAAGACATGAAAATCAACCACTTCCTTCAAATCCATCACTTACTAAATCAGAGTACAAAAACACCGAAAAAAAGTTTGAATGCTCTTACTGTTTGAGAAAATTTGCCAAAAAGGTAACCTTAGCTGCACATGCAAAACGTCATGAAAATCCACCAACATCACATGTGTGCATTATATGCAAAAGAGATTTTAGGCACCGAGCACATCTGGATAACCACATCCTTTCTGTGCACACTACACAAGATGGCTACAAATGTGATTATTGCTTGAAGAGTTTCCCTAACGAAGACAGCTTAAAATTACACAAGGAAGCTCATAATAGCGAGAAGAAGCATAAGTGTCCTATGTGTGAGAAAGCATTTAATATGTTATCAACTTTGCGGGACCATATCCGAGTGCATACGGGAGAGAAGCCATACTTGTGCCCTACGTGTGGCAAGGGCTTCACCCAGAACACAAACTTGCAAGAGCATTTACGGAGACATCAAGGCATCAAGCCTTTTAAATGCGAAATGTGTGAGAGaaggtataaataattatgtatcttaTGTGTAGTTTGCCCTattttaagttagttttttgaGATTATACATTGCAAAAACCTTCACAGAATGATTATCATAATGCAGACAAAAGATAGTGACACAAcacatatatatttacatatcgtttatactttatattaatgaagtttataaatatctcttgTTTTCACACGatacatattttctttctttctatttcctatcaatttggttgtctggaagagattacttttagttataaggccgccgattgtgctatttattttcttttcttttttgtaactctgtttctgtttgtgtgcaataaagagtattttatctttttatcttttttatcaACACATAATTCTAAAAACCTTTTGTTCTAAGACTTGATATAACTCATGAGATGACCCACTTTATATGGGCTTTGTCTACTTTGTATAACTATTATAAGCAGCAGTTATTGGTCACGAAAGCCGTAGTAATGATATAGTTTGTTAAGAATGACGAGTTGTGACACTTTCTAAAATGCATGTTATCATAATATAAGGATGAGGCGTCATTAGTGCGTTGTGCCGTCGTAGCGTAGttatccatattttttttaatgacatGGCACATTGACGACGAACACGATGGGCCCCTTACCCTTACAGAGtattaataaattctttacCACCTCCCAGGTTCGTATCCAAAGGCGAGCTCTCAGCGCACGCTCGCAAACACAGCGGGGCTCACCCCTTCGTCTGTTCCGATTGTGGCAACGCGTTCACCACGTCGAGCTCGCTCGTGAAGCATCGGCGGACGCACACGGGCGAACGACCGTATGCTTGTGACATGTGTCATATGAAGTTCGCTGCTTCCGGTAAGTATTATTAGGGCTTTTCAAACCACAGAGTTATCCCCTTTCATCGTCCATTTTATGGTCCATCGAGCCGGATATGAACCAGCGATCTACTGGTAATGATTGTATGCGGAAAGTTAtggatcgcatccagtggcgtgcttttgGAGAGGAGGCCTATAGCAGCCCATCCGCTACCGCTACCGGTAAATTGGATGCGCAAAGCTATAGATTGCATCCAGTGGCATACTTTCAGAGGCCTATAGCAATCCATCTGCTACCGCTAGCGGTAAATTGGATGCGGAAGCTTGGCGTACTTTAAGaggcctatagcagtccagcAGTAGTATACTTGGGTCCCACTATTGCTATAAATAGACTGCGGCGACGCTTCACCACCTCGAGCTCGCTCGTGAAGCATCGGCGGACGCACACGGGTTAGCGGCCCTAGCCGAGACAAGTGCCACATGAAGTTCGCTGCTTCTGGTGAGATATAAGACGTATTCGACCCACAGAGTTATCTGCTATCGGTAGCTTTTCCTTCCAATTTATgatccttcgagccggataagAAATAGCGACCTACGGAGCGCCACTTTTGGTGTAATTGAGTTATATGAAATGTTAATAGCGTTCCTGTAACTGTATCAGATATCACACCAGCCCTAACTATTACTTCCACCCTGTATTCCCTCTTAAAAATCTTACCATTCTTATTCCAGGAACCCTCAAGAACCACCGTCGCACGCACACGGGGGAAAAGCCTCACAAGTGCACGCACTGCGACAAAGCCTTCGTGCAAAAGAACGACCTGGCCGCCCACATGAGGTAGGTACCTCAGGTTCATTACGGTTCGGCTGCGGCTGGgttagattaacgatatacgaacaagatggtgtgtcataTACAAAACCTATTTTTCGTTCAACCTAATTACAACCACGGTGCCAATGAATAAGGTCACAAATATTCTAACTGCTCTTATTCAAAATAACACCTCAGTGGTAGAAGCGGGGTGTTATTTGACTAAGACGTATGTTTTGCATTGACACTCCATCTTCTTCATCTACCTACAAGGTACTCCatgtaatttaattcatattaaaatatcgttagGCTTTGACTTTTATTTGATGTCATAGTTCTCTAATCTTCCCTTTATCTGGTTTTGTATTTTAGATGTGCATAATGCCAAGCAATGGGACACTTACATGGCtactgtattaaaaaaaatgcaaagcACAGAAGAAACCATTCTCTCTCTCCCCCAGATGTCACACAGGCGAGCGTCCCTACGTGTGTGCAGCCTGCGGCCAGGCCTTCAGACAGGGCTCGGCGCTGAAGACACATCTGAAGATGCACTCCACACAGCCCGGTAGGAAGGACTTACTGATGTTACAGTTGGGGCATTCAGGCGGCAGTGTTTAGGAGTAATAGAGACAAAAGTGTGTTTTATTCTGTAAAGAAATCCTcggatactaaattgacaaattgtgaacggttcatcagcagtcgattgtcccgcgattataGAGCGTTTCTTCAAATAACATGacttaaataaagaaaatccACCCTTAGtccaatgtaataagggttttgACAGATCAATTATCCGGTGAAACGGTCTATAAGTgccgtatcgttctattggtgggacaatcgactgtctATGGACCGTTTAGAAACTGACAATTTGAAGCTGAAGACAGATCTAGATAATAGAAATACGTGAATCTGTAACCTAGTGCGATGGAGATTCATCTTTGAGTCAACGTTGAATGTAGTTATAAGAGTATCTTTCTTCTCGTCTTTTATTTAGTGCATTTTTTGGTCCATCGTTGATTCATCAATGAAAATTTGTGTCATTCTTagttgaatttaaaaaatatctaagtatatgtacaaaattgtataccatttttaaagacgtaactaatttaataatgtacaGTCGGAGCCAAAGAAAGCTGACCCCTGTCAGAGTGCCAATGCTACCTGAGAAAAGTTAGGTTTCGTTGCTCCAGACTGtacctaaaaatattaagtaaagtCAACTTAGTATTAAGTGAAATTTgaccaaaataaaaaatgaattgtaatttttttttattttaccttgatctttaatttttattattatgtattaattcagtgtattgtatgaataatatgtttttagtacttattttaatCCTTATGTATTTGACTTACAGTGGTTTTGTTTATATCTTTCCAAATAAAACTCATcgaaacacaaaataaattctttattaaaattccAATTTTATTCAATACAATCAATCTAAATACAGTTACTAAAATGAATCAGTACAGTCGCGTGAAAATGTAACAATGATCAGAATGACGAGTTATGTGACGCCCTACCGTTTTGGAAACTCAGTTCAAAAGCGTATTTGGCCTAAAAACTTCTACATTTTTCAACACAACTGTACTGAATTctaattttattgcaaaacaATACTTTTAATTATGTACGTTTCTACTGAAACTGTAAGTATATACTGATCTTTTCCAATGGTAAAATACCACACTAACATCTCTAACCGTTCACTGAGATCTTGG from Plutella xylostella chromosome 2, ilPluXylo3.1, whole genome shotgun sequence carries:
- the LOC105397727 gene encoding zinc finger protein ZFP2, which codes for MDKVEVSTENLCRTCMGKAVDLRSLTSTTIGDRTLSDVLCFVANIIVKPDDKLPKHICADCEAQMKLSDTFKRRCLDVESRFHMLINNSDQNSEVASNLIKSEDVKYPYQCFIKDLDPDAKEELEETVNKNEQDPKDDNNVSSEVISQDDVKEEILDSDSIDIDYGTFPNDFEDYESLPLEDHEKYMIHFKAEDKSIVSCSLCNFVCITKEEHEEHLRKKHFRGKLVKKEPKTKKRKALDRKSSHENIENELEKQEESFVCPVCAEQIIGADAFKKHMKQSHKYTKPDYKEPEKPYECSHCMRKFAKKVTLATHLKRHENQPLPSNPSLTKSEYKNTEKKFECSYCLRKFAKKVTLAAHAKRHENPPTSHVCIICKRDFRHRAHLDNHILSVHTTQDGYKCDYCLKSFPNEDSLKLHKEAHNSEKKHKCPMCEKAFNMLSTLRDHIRVHTGEKPYLCPTCGKGFTQNTNLQEHLRRHQGIKPFKCEMCERRFVSKGELSAHARKHSGAHPFVCSDCGNAFTTSSSLVKHRRTHTGERPYACDMCHMKFAASGTLKNHRRTHTGEKPHKCTHCDKAFVQKNDLAAHMRCHTGERPYVCAACGQAFRQGSALKTHLKMHSTQPGRKDLLMLQLGHSGGSV